The Oncorhynchus kisutch isolate 150728-3 linkage group LG10, Okis_V2, whole genome shotgun sequence region ctctgaccttttcccttcgccttaccaggcgaaaaaacctttccaagccaaaccatactataaacgctacacacagcctacatcattgtcaccatattagctaaagtaacatcatagtcaacatagctaatataactaacgcgttagtaaaccagCTACAAatatgcagtaacgttacagtgtacagtcactAGTAATATGAAAGCAATCAATCCAGCAAGATTTAAGTGACAAGTAGATTTTGCACCactcaaaacacaggaaatagatggcTGAAAAAGACAGATCCTCAGGTGAGCTGGGCGTGTGCGTTGCTAATGGCAGCTTCTTGGCACTGTTGCTAGTTATCTGACCGTTCAGAATCATAACAACACACACCTTCCAGCCAACCCATCTATAAATGTTGAATAATGTCAGGATTCCCGATTTTGGTGACGAAACAATGAGGACATTCTCTCGTtccttcttcctccctccttttcaccctcctTGCCTCCCTCTACCCACCCTACTACAGGTAATGGAATGTGTGCTGCCGACTCCTCGCCCACATCTTCCATCTCGTCCCCAAAGCGACTGCAACACGCCAAACCTACCAACGGCCGGGCTCGGAAAGGAAGCCGCTCTGGGTCCCTGCTGGGTCATGGGGCAGGGTCTCCCAGGCCTTCCATCAGCCGTCAGCCCAGCACCGTGACAGAGGAGGACGACGGCAAGCCCCCTAGAGACTACCTAATATTGGCCATCCTGTCCTGCTTCTGCCCCTTGTGGCCGATCAACATCGTGGCTCTTGTCTTCTCTGTTATGGCGAGTGGAACCTTTAAGTATTTGACATGTGGTTTGTAAGTGTTGTCTGTGAAGGAATGCGTGCGTGTTGATATCTAAAAAACACCACAAAGAAGAACAGCTAAAAACAGTGGTTGGCCACTTGTGTGTTAGTGATCACCTGCTGGGAAATGAACAGAAAATGATGGCCAATGTTCTGGTCAGAAGAGATGGGACTGCCACCCACTGCTTTTAACcttttgtcttcacagtgtgttttAACCAGCATTTTGTAACCTAATCAATAACATTTCACCCTATTCTCCAGTCGAGGAACAGCCTGCAGCTGGGGAACGTAGACGGGGCGCGGCGTCTAGGCCGGAACGCAATGGTGCTGTCCATCGTTTCACTAGTTGGCggggtcatcatcatcatcgcagCCATCGTCTTAAACTGGGGAAGTGAGTGGCCAAAGTGGCTGAGCTCTCAAGTTCTTGTTGTGGTGCCGTTTTGTGTCTGTCGTTACTTGCAGcttttgtctgtttgtttgtgtgtgttctgtcttgCTTTTGGTCATGTTTGTGCTTGATTTTTGGTGGTTGGTTACCTAACCAACACTAAGGTTAGGTTACCTACCTAACCTTAGTGCCCATTGTTGTACGTTGGTTTATTTTTTTTTCCCACATATTGGCCCAGGATTCAATCTGATTGTGTCAACAACGctccatttaaaggtaatttcctatTGAGTCGACATATGCCGAGTTTACCGTTAATGCGATCGATGGATCATTGCCTTTAAAAGCTGCATTGTCTACAAATGCGATCGGATTCAATCCCAGATTTTATTTTTGTGCAGGTTGAAATTTATTGGGAGGAATCTTGTCCCGGAGGCAGAGCTGAGCggtttccactagatgggccAGCCGAAAAGTCAAAATGGCTATATCGGAAAAAAGCTATGAAAAAAATGTAAGGTTAGTCTTAGgcatgaggttaaggttagggcagTGCCAGTTTACAGAATGGGAACACAGGGCACGTGCCCCTGGGCCCCCGATCTCTAAGGGGCCCCcaaccaaattattattatttcttattttattttgGGTTTGGGGGCCAAAAAGATAATTGGGAGGGGTGGGGGGCCCCAGGAGGTCGGTGCCTGGGTGTGGGTTTAAAATCTGAGTGTATGACTTTGTGGCTtggccagctagtgaccaccctgcagagctgcctccaggacaagattcatcccaataaatgccaacctgtgtTTGATGTGTCTGGTTCTTAATTTGCGTCCATCTGTGGCTGGTTTGAGTTAGACCGTTTTCAGTGTTTGTACTATATAACAGTATTGATGACATTTTTGCAAACACCCTTGTGCTTTCTCTTTATTATTAGGTATAATAAAATCCTGAGGGTCACCATGGAAACCAGGAGCAAGATCGCAAGACAGCACACCAACAACCATCCCAACCAGACTTTTCCCCTCTCCTACGATCAAAACACTATTCTACAAATCGCCTGCAACCTACAGCATACCCCTTGGACCCCTTTTTTGCTGCACTATCATGTATGGCCTGTAATATGTTCTCTGAAACAGATAGACAAGTCCGTCACCTCTACCTCCTACACCCCAATGCTGCCACCAGTGGTGTAGTGCAGGGTAAACGTACGTAAACGTCATTTACACACATTTTGCTCCTGTGTTTATCCACCTTTTGCAGACaaatgcattgaaagtataggGGGCGTTACTTTATTGACCGTCAACGGTGATCAGGAGTACCCATCTATTTTTTGACCACTGGCTGCCACCATCACTCAGAAGGTCGAAGGCGTCAGGTAGAACAACACTGAGGTAGGATAGACAGTGATAAACAGACTGGTTCTTCTGAATGAGAGAGATGCGTCTAACGAGTCTAACTCTGGTCAACGATGCCATGATCTCCTGGTTGCCTGAGTCTCAGAGTGTATTTAAAGTCTCTGCATGATTTTCCGGGATCAGGCTGCTCCTCCCAGGCTGTTCCTCCCAGGCTGCTCCTGCCAGGCTGCTCCTCCCAGGCTGTTCCTCCCAGGCTGCTCCTCCCAGGCTGTTCCAATGTGACAAAACACAAAGTGTCTCTATTGTTGCCGGAAAGGACATCTGGTTTTCTCTGTAATGTTATTTCCTTCCACTGAATCATTCATCTCCAGTCAGTCCACACCTCTGTAACACAACCAAGGGATCCTTTTAACTGTGACGCCAAAACCAGCCCACCCTATAGGATCATGTTAAAGATGGCAAAggaagagttagggagggagagggattggAATTGATCTTTGatcaatgtgatgatgttgatggggggggggggcttttttaGTTCTGAATTTGTTCCAGATTGTTATTTTctgtgaagggagggaggaggaggagttagagacagatgggacCATCTGTACTTTAATTTAGGGACAAACCTGGGGTCTCCATCTCTTTGCTTCATCATCTTCGTTTAAAAATAACTGGAATCTGGGGAGAATGAGCCACTCCGGGTTTGGGATTGAGGCTGGGCTGGTAACTCATATGCTCTCTCAAACACACTAtcttacaccccccccctccccacacgagcacatgcacacacacagacacacacacaatcatccaTACACATACTGTCAGAATGACTTCTCATTggctgagagaaagagggagataaagaacaggagaggagaagagggagagagggaggggaggattgGGGATAGCTGCATGGGCTGCAGTCCTTTGTTTGGCACAGATGGCggcaaagagagagtgtgtgtgtgtgtgtgtgtgagagagagagagagagagagagagagagagatggtgtggtgCTTGTTACTGATGCTGGATAAAAAGTCTGAGGATACTAGACTGGAAAAACGAACGGAGCAGAGCTGGTTACAGAATAAACACAAAAGACAGGCGGTAATTTTAATTTAGTTGCTTACTCTTCATTTCCCCCTCTTCTGTCCAGTATCTACCACCATATTATCTACCATTTATTGGTAACATTATTtattaatttgacctttattttaacagggtGTCCtattgagaccaaggtctcttttgcaAGGGAGCCATGTATCTCACAATTACACAACAACAATGTTATGACAGCCTGCTTGACAGTATTTACACAGTTCTAAACATAGTCTACCATCTCTGGTCAGTTGGAatccattcctctcccttcagTATTGCAAATATATTACCCACTTTACCTTTCACCTCTCTAATATGTAGTCATTATCTTTGATGGTTGCCTCTTTTGTTAAAATTCTATGCAAATACCTTGCTGGGGTATTTGTTCAGTTGGTACTCCTTCTCCACCGTGGTCAGTATCAGCTCCTATGTGCTTACTGTTTGCCCTTGTCTGGTTGTTATTCACAAAGCAGAATGACCTCTTCTCCCTTTGGAAGTCAGTCAGTGTGTCACTGTGCCAAAGCCTGGAATGTGAGCCAAGCCACGTACAGTAGAGGCCAGGCAGTCTTTGGCTTGACTCTGGCTAAGTgctctgtcggtgtgtgtgagagagagagagagagagagagagagagagagcgagagtgtgtgagagagaaatgcagtgtgtatgtatgtatgtatgtatgtgtgtgtgtgtgtgtgtgtgtgtgtgtaagatagTCTTtaagagtgtgcgtgtgtgtctgccccTGGATGCTGTTTTTAGGGAGAAGCAGGTGAgtcagtcccctcccactcagtTTAAAGGTATCATATTCTACTTGGCACACACATTCCCTTCACTTCCCGAGCCCAGTCCCCTGTGCATGTTTACAGTATCGTTTACAGTGTGTTATACTTAGGAGTTTAATGGAGGATGGGTTAACTCTAATGCTTTTACACCAAGGACATCTTTATGTAGTTGAGAGACTTGTTGACTTGTGCAGCGCATTGTAAataaataatatgcatatttatttgCCATGATGACACATGATATTCACGTCCAAAGTTGACTTTTTCACTTAGATTTGTTTGAGTAGTCAAGAATAATCCATGTCAATTTGTTATTTTGAGACTCTGCTCCACCTGACCGTTTTGAAGCACTTCCTCCGAACCACCCTTGAAGGCTAGACTAGCTACCATAGAAAGGCAACAATAAGGTTGAAAACCAAAGAAGGTTTCCCATTTGGAATGACGAGTGAGGATGTTCCACTCTGACAGTGCCAGGGTTTGAGGTTTGGAGGGTTAGTGAGGGGGTGTGTCCCAATATTGCCTTTCTACTGAAGTGTACACTCGTTCACTACTTCCCAAaaatctaaaagcattggattaGTGGAGGCATGCAGGGTGGGAAATAAAGcttttggtccaccagccacagaaaacacgcgcgcacacacacgcacacaaacacacacacacacaaagtcttgtacagctaaccatGCGGGGACACATTTTCCCTaacttctaaacctaaccctaacctgtactcttacactaaccctagcccctaaccctaaaactaaccctaaccttaacattaaaccccctagaaatagcatttgacctcattgggactaacaaaatgtccccagtttttgtttgtttactattcttgtggggaccagaagtccccacaagaatagataaacaaacacacacaatttcAAAATAATTTTTTACATACTCAACAAAACGTTGAGCAAAATCAAAACTTCTCCCAAATGCTCTGTGTGATCAGCCACCAATGTGGCTGGTAACAATAGACATTCTACCAGCCAATGCCAAAATCTGGTGGCTGGTTTTTCCCCCCACATTGGCTAGAGGCAGTTTCTACAGTATTTATTGTACCAGTTATTTTCAAATCAGTGAAGGGAACttaacaagtgcacactttgggaggaaggagaagatATTGTCGAAGTCTCCTGTAACCCCATTCACGCCAAAAGTGTAGCATGTCTGTTTGTACTAACCACATATGCAAAAATGTTTTCAGCTGAAAGTGAATGCTGACTTTTGGCTTCTTTTATTTCCATTTCTCAATGGTTGTGCACAACTATGGATATTTAACCTGCTTGCACTATATTGTcgtatgtatatatttatttatatacctGGTTATGCCTTTGGTTTGATATGGACTGTTATTGAGCTATTAGTGCTATTATTTGTAGCACTAGTTATTTCACTAGTGTTACTATTGTCATTGTTATGGTTACTATTTCTATTTTCACTGTTATTTCTACTAGTGTTGTTGTTCTCTTGATGACATTACACTAGAACAGCAGGAAACAATGTTCGATAATGGCCTTCGCTGTTATTCAACCGGTTGATTGTGAGCTTCCTTGACAAGAAAACTGCTAAAAAAAAAAGCATGTGTACATTTAGCTAGTTACACAATTCATATGCTTCGACAGTAGATACCTTGTGTGATTGCAACGATCATGACCAACCAGTTCATGAGATAATTTATATGCAGACATAAATAAATAGTCTTTCAAGCCACCAGGTGAGTAATCTCCACCTTTTCTTCATGTCTTCTTAGTAATTTCCTATTCATCTCTCAGGTCTTTCTTTCTCCTACTAATTCATTAATTATTCCCAACCAATTAATGTTCTTCTTCACCTTTTATTTTCAATAGgtttattattatattgttatattctATTTAGCAGAAGTTTTTATTTAAAGCGATTTACAGCCATGCGTGCATAAATTACTATATATGgttgggaatcgaacccacattcctggcattgcaagcgtcatgctctaccaactgagccatacaggatcACTTTACAATTATCTATTTGCTCCCGTTTCACGTTTGTTATGTGCTACTTCCTGTCCAATATAATCTATATCCTGTTTGATATGTTATCTCTTTGGAGAAGGGATCTTGGGtaactcccaaatggcaccctactcccagggctctagtcaaaagtagtgcactatatagggaatatggtgccatttgggaggtatCCACAGACTGCAGCACCGGTGGTTCCAGACCATTGGCCCACTTAGTTAATCAGTGTTGTTCTTCTTATTGTCGTTGGTTACGGATCTATACTATAATCCTGAATCAGACATCTGTGCTGACTTGCCTGACTGTGCATGCCTTAATTGACTGCtttataaacatacagtatgagtatGTATGTACACTACTATGTTAATCCAATATATTGATAAAGACCTCTGTATTGATCTTGATCCTATTCTGATTTTGTATGATTAATGATGAAGTTTGAAAGGAACCTtgtgaatcaatcaatcaaatgtatttataaagctctttttacatcagccgatgtcacaaagtgctatacagaaactcagcctaaaaccccaaacagcaagcaatgcagatgtagaagcacggtggctagaaaaaactccctagaaagtcaggaacctaggaagaaacctagagagaaaccaggctcggaggggtggccagtcctcttctggctgtgccgggtggagattataacagtacatggccaagatgttcaaacgttcatagatgaccagcatggtcaaataataatcgaAAACAGCAgatccgggacaaggtagcacgtctggtgaacaggtcagggttccatagccgcaggcagaacagatgacactggagcagcagcatgacaaggtggactggggacagcaaggagtcaccaggtcaggtagtcctgaggcatggtcctacagcctccgagagaagagaaagggagagagaattagagggtgcatacttaaattcacacaggacactggataagacaggagaaatactccagatataacagactgaccctagcccccgatacagactattgcagcataattactggaggctgagaaaggaggcgtcgggagacactgtggccccgtccgactatACCCtcagacagggccaaccaggcaggatataaccccacccactttgccaaagcacagcccccacaccactagagggatatcttcaaccaccaacatactatcctgagacaaggctgagtatagcccacgaagatctccaccacggcacgaacccgaggggggtgccaacccagacaggaagatcacatcagagactcaatccactcaagtgacacacccctcctagcgactgcatggaagagcaccagtaatccagtgactcagcccacgtaatagggttagaggcagagaatcccagtggagagtgaggaaccggccaggcagagacagcaagggtggtttgttgctccagtgcctttctgttcaccttcacaccttGGGGCGGCGggttttggggcggcaggtagcctagtggttagagcgttggactggtaaccgcaaggttgcaagatcaaatcgccgagctgacaaggtaaaaatctgtcgtcctgcccctgaacaaggcagttcacccactgttcttaggctgtcattgaaaataagaatttgttcttaactgacttgcctaattaaataaaggtaaaataaaggtaaaataaataaaacacccctgggccagactacactcaaacgtaggacctactgaagagatgaatcttcaataaagacttaaaggttgagaccaagtctgcatctctcacatggataggcagaccattgcATAAAAATGTTGCTCTACAGGAGAAAGCTCTGCCTCCagcaataaggaggcctgcatcttgtgaccgtagcgtacgtgtaggtatgtacggcaggaccaaaacGGAAAGAtagataggagcaagcccatgtaatactttgtgggttagcagtaaaaaccttgaaataagccctagccttaacagcaGGCCAGTGTAGAgatgctagcactggagtaatatgatcacatttttgggttctagccaagattctagcagccgtgtttagcactaactgaagtgtatttagtgctttacccgggtagccggaaagtagagcattgcagtagtctaacctagaagtgacaaaagcatagatacatttttctgcatcatttttggacagaaagtttcacaTTTTTGtgacgtagatggaaaaaagctgtccttgaaagaTGTTcctcaaaagagagatcagggtccagagtaacgccgaggtcctttacagttttatttgagacgactgtacaaccatcaagattacttgtcagatccaacagaagatctctttgtttcttgggacctagaactagaatctctgttttgtccgagtttaaaagtaaaacatttgcagccatccacttccttatgtctgtctgaaacacaggcttccagggagagcaattttggggcttcaccatgtttcatcgaaatgtacagcatattttttgtttttaggagtgcgactgcatctagggtattacgcaaggttaaattaagttcctcagttaggtggaattgttgtactctgacatccttgggtaggtggagggagtctggaagggcatctaggaa contains the following coding sequences:
- the LOC109897548 gene encoding trafficking regulator of GLUT4 1, yielding MSSNTSAAPSGAEGEQQPEQTITSQPTSAEHQETAPDSSQSESKDHLAVISEKMETSNGMCAADSSPTSSISSPKRLQHAKPTNGRARKGSRSGSLLGHGAGSPRPSISRQPSTVTEEDDGKPPRDYLILAILSCFCPLWPINIVALVFSVMSRNSLQLGNVDGARRLGRNAMVLSIVSLVGGVIIIIAAIVLNWGSIIKS